A segment of the Plasmodium cynomolgi strain B DNA, scaffold: 0400, whole genome shotgun sequence genome:
CATATGATGAATTTTATAAGGAaccaataaaaataacattattagatatttttatttataaaacgcCAAATATAGATACgttatttaaaacaaatggaaaaaataaattatatgcacaaaagTTTATATGTGAGTGtgttaaaatatgtaaatatatgaatgAGAAATATTGTCCTAATGAGGAAGGGACAAGTGAAGATTACAGAAATACAtgtttaaaattaaagagtTTTAAGGCCTTATATATGTCGTCTCTTTATAATGTAAACTATTCAAGTCCTATTATACCATCTTTAGATAATATAGATGTTGATTTATCATCGAAATGTCCagaacatgaaaaaagttTGCAATTAGATTCCGATGTCGTTAAAACTCAAATGAAATATTCAGGAAATGATTTATTCACAGATACTGAAGGACAGAGTAATGTTTTTACAGAAGATACAACTATATCTCATGGAAATATAGATGTTCCAATGAAGAAAACTATAACTACAACAATTGGTACATTTGCTGGTGCATCATTACCATTAGTacttttatataaggttaatgcaatattttatttaaacatatgcaaaatattacATACCTATGATTATACGATGTCCTCATATTAaattacaataataatattataaattttaatatataatcctTCCTCCTATAAATTAGTTCACTCCTTTAGGTtcatggataaatacaaaaatattaggGAAAGATAAATTATTagacaatatgaaaaagaatgacaCAAGAATTTCTACCAGATAGTGCACATACTCGGGATATAAATTCAGGTGATATGATATAtcgcataaaatataattctgtatTAAATTAGTAACTTTTCCATAACCCCCTATATCTATTTACATTCATATGTACTATCTTATGTTGAAAACGTCATGCACACTGTAATAAcattactaaaaaatataaaaaaaaaaattgcgacaaattatttagtaataaaaatataaaagaagaatCAATACATAATAGGCTAAGAAATAAGGAAATTCTTGTAATATTCTAAGATCATTATAacattatacatatacatactgTTAAAGGCTTAggttaaatatttaaatatgcgaaacgataggattatttaaatattaataaaattttcatcatgaaatatacctgtgaaacagttcaaattgtagaaaata
Coding sequences within it:
- a CDS encoding hypothetical protein (putative), which codes for MEKYKTDISYWEKEFPFLSEVWSTFNDFDKNVDHNRYNYNKLCTFILKKEYEDLSMYNDFCMKVMRNLGYYSMENNSYNFTEERCTILYNWIYNSIIKNQTTVDVVNKILKPPYGNIFNNRIMERCSFKSYDEFYKEPIKITLLDIFIYKTPNIDTLFKTNGKNKLYAQKFICECVKICKYMNEKYCPNEEGTSEDYRNTCLKLKSFKALYMSSLYNVNYSSPIIPSLDNIDVDLSSKCPEHEKSLQLDSDVVKTQMKYSGNDLFTDTEGQSNVFTEDTTISHGNIDVPMKKTITTTIGTFAGASLPLVLLYKVNAIFYLNICKILHTYDYTMSSY